From the genome of Vigna angularis cultivar LongXiaoDou No.4 chromosome 11, ASM1680809v1, whole genome shotgun sequence, one region includes:
- the LOC108323681 gene encoding disease resistance protein Roq1-like — MSEGMTVSDPTAPIGPSVVSDAIIHHTPSSSHSYDVFVSFRGEDTRNNFTSFLFGDLHRAGIVAFRDDECIKKGDFIAPELLQAIQGSRLFVVVLSKNYASSTWCLRELVEIFNCCETSPRPVIPIFYDVEPTTVRNQKGCYEKAFAEHENRFREDKVKMEEVQRWKEALRKLANISGSDIGNKPQNEQIEKIVQEIINNLRPKFLNLPRDQLVGIEDRVQDLGNILRFDLNDVRVVGISGMGGIGKTTLARALYERICHQYKYRCFIDDVSKIFLDSRSMGLQKQLISQTLNEKSVKICNVTEGTCLVQSKLNNAKALIVFDNVDQVQQLRIFSGNRDNLLRECLGGGSRIIIVSRDEQILKIHGVDDIYQVGPLERNDAIQLFCRNAFKVNYILSDYEKLADKILSHVEGHPLAIETIGSSLFGRSLSQWKSVLEGLKENKSKNIMDILRISYIQLEEKYKQTFLDIACFFNSYDEECVKEILNFRGFHPEDSIQVLIDKSLITRDFYDGMTIKMHSLLVDLGRCIVREVSPKEPIKWSRLWTRKDLHDAMSENEATRNLEAIVLRWVYKRDADETIKADGLSKIKHLKLLYVANVNFSGSLSHLSNELGYLVWFGYPYECLPQSFQPHKLVELIISKSSIKRLWEGTKSLPNLKHLGLSFCKSLVEMPDVGEALNLEWINLEGCVQLQKLNPSIGSLRKLVRLNLKDCKKLVILSNNILGLNSLKYLVVSGCSIIDSKCLQDETRNTEQLISCLSPSSPLSCLCELDLSFCNLVEIPDYIGKLSCLERLNLEGNNFVKLPNLKDLWRLSFLKLQDCKRLKYLPDLPSRTVLPSEPFIPRFPSSILDSPDFLTEEEIGIRFAGLIIFGCPELVEIEQCTTKSFSWAIQIVEATYHHVAYQLPQSIIPGSQIPSLFDDEFENVDIGYPDEECLYLLVDPPPVPHDNNFIGVLCCVIFRLDHEEIPMDSRRDHMWLHYEGVSMDERDIPACGFPCDWIESLLGYNNIATAYVKKFKYRWVNEQDLINLKMTHFSNFTGRKRKISVIEENG, encoded by the exons ATGTCCGAGGGTATGACCGTGTCTGACCCAACAGCCCCTATCGGACCTTCCGTCGTGTCCGACGCCATCATCCATCACACCCCTTCTTCGTCTCATTCATACGATGTATTTGTGAGCTTCCGTGGTGAAGACACGCGCAACAACTTCACTAGTTTTCTCTTTGGAGATCTCCATCGAGCAGGCATTGTTGCCTTCAGAGATGACGAATGTATCAAAAAAGGTGATTTCATAGCACCCGAGCTTCTACAAGCCATTCAGGGCTCTCGACTTTTCGTTGTTGTCTTATCAAAGAACTATGCTTCCTCCACTTGGTGCTTACGTGAACTCGTAGAGATATTTAATTGCTGTGAAACTTCACCAAGACCTGTTATACctatattttatgatgttgagCCTACGACGGTGCGCAACCAGAAAGGATGTTATGAGAAAGCATTTGCAGAACACGAAAACAGATTCAGAGAAGACAAGGTAAAGATGGAGGAAGTTCAAAGATGGAAAGAAGCTCTCAGAAAACTGGCCAATATCTCTGGTTCGGATATCGGAAATAA GCCACAAAATGAACAGATTGAAAAAATTGTTCAagagataataaataatttgagaccaaaatttttaaatcttCCAAGGGATCAACTAGTTGGGATAGAGGATCGAGTTCAAGACTTAGGAAATATTTTGCGTTTCGACCTCAATGATGTTCGAGTTGTCGGAATAAGTGGGATGGGTGGCATAGGAAAGACAACTCTTGCTCGGGCTTTATACGAAAGAATTTGTCATCAATATAAATATCGTTGTTTTATTGACGATGTAAGCAAAATATTTCTAGATTCTCGTTCGATGGGCTTACAAAAGCAATTAATTTCTCAGACTCTAAATGAGAAAAGTGTAAAGATTTGCAATGTTACTGAGGGAACATGTTTGGTGCAGTCCAAACTGAACAATGCTAAGGCACTCATAGTTTTTGACAACGTTGATCAAGTTCAACAACTGAGGATATTTAGCGGAAATAGAGACAATTTGTTGCGAGAATGCTTAGGTGGAGGGAGCAGAATCATCATAGTTTCTAGGGATGAACAAATATTGAAGATACACGGAGTGGATGATATTTATCAAGTTGGACCGTTGGAACGGAATGATGCTATCCAACTATTTTGTAGAAATGCTTTCAAAGTTAATTACATTTTGAGCGATTATGAAAAGTTGGCAGATAAGATACTATCACATGTTGAAGGCCATCCCTTGGCAATTGAAACAATTGGATCATCTTTGTTTGGCCGAAGTTTGTCACAATGGAAAAGTGTATTGGAAGGgctgaaagaaaataaaagtaaaaatattatggatATTTTGCGCATAAGTTATATTCAACTGgaagaaaaatacaaacaaacttTTTTAGATATTGCTTGCTTCTTCAATTCTTATGATGAAGAATGTGTGAAGGAAATTCTAAATTTCCGTGGATTTCATCCTGAAGATAGCATACAAGTTCTCATTGATAAATCACTCATTACCAGAGATTTCTATGATGGGATGACAATAAAAATGCATAGCTTGCTAGTGGATTTGGGCAGGTGTATTGTTCGGGAAGTATCACCTAAAGAGCCTATAAAGTGGAGTAGGTTGTGGACACGCAAAGATCTCCATGATGCTATGTCAGAGAACGAG GCAACTCGAAACCTTGAGGCAATAGTTCTTAGATGGGTATATAAGAGGGATGCAG ATGAAACAATCAAGGCGGATGGTCTATCAAAAATTAAACACCTGAAATTGCTTTATGTTGCGAACGTGAACTTTTCGGGAAGTCTGAGTCATCTTTCGAATGAACTAGGATATCTTGTTTGGTTTGGATATCCGTATGAGTGTTTGCCTCAAAGTTTTCAGCCACACAAACTAGTTGAGTTAATCATAAGTAAGAGCAGTATTAAACGACTGTGGGAAGGCACAAAG TCGTTACCCAATTTGAAGCATTTGGGTCTCTCTTTTTGCAAAAGTTTAGTTGAGATGCCAGATGTAGGAGAGGCCCTAAatcttgaatggataaatcttGAAGGATGCGTGCAACTCCAAAAACTCAATCCATCGATTGGGAGTCTGAGAAAGCTTGTTCGTTTGAATTTGAAAGACTGCAAAAAACTAGTAATCTTATCCAATAATATATTAGGCCTGAATTCTCTTAAATATTTGGTTGTCAGTGGTTGTTCAATAATAGATAGTAAATGCTTACAAGATGAAACAAGGAACACAGAGCAGTTGATCAGCTGTTTGTCGCCCTCCTCTCCTCTCTCTTGTTTGTGTGAGCTCGATCTAAGCTTCTGTAACTTAGTTGAAATTCCTGATTACATTGGAAAGTTAAGTTGCTTAGAGAGGCTAAATTTAGAGGGaaacaattttgttaaattgCCTAACCTCAAGGACCTTTGGAGACTGTCTTTTTTAAAGCTACAGGATTGCAAGCGATTGAAATACTTGCCTGATCTCCCTTCACGAACTGTCTTGCCCTCAGAACCTTTCATACCGAGATTCCCATCTTCAATACTTGATTCGCCTGATTTTTTGACTGAGGAAGAAATAGGTATTAGATTTGCAGGATTAATCATTTTCGGCTGCCCAGAATTAGTTGAGATTGAACAGTGCACTACAAAGAGTTTTTCATGGGCAATTCAAATTGTTGAG GCGACCTACCACCATGTGGCCTACCAATTGCCACAAAGTATTATACCTGGAAGTCAAATACCAAGCTTGTTCGACGATGAGTTTGAGAACGTCGACATAGGATACCCGGACGAAGAATGCCTGTACCTATTGGTTGATCCACCTCCCGTTCCGCATGACAATAATTTTATTGGTGTTTTGTGTTGCGTAATATTTCGTCTAGACCATGAAGAAATTCCAATGGATTCTAGAAGAGATCACATGTGGTTACATTATGAAGGGGTTTCTATGGACGAACGGGATATTCCTGCTTGTGGTTTCCCTTGTGACTGGATTGAGTCATTGTTGGGTTACAATAATATTGCTACGGCGTATGTGAAGAAATTTAAGTATCGCTGGGTAAATGAACAAGACCTAATTAACCTCAAAATGACgcatttttcaaatttcacaGGTCGGAAGCGCAAGATTTCCGTAATTGAGGAAAACGGTTAG